A genomic window from Serratia liquefaciens includes:
- the paaB gene encoding 1,2-phenylacetyl-CoA epoxidase subunit PaaB → MTHAQWPLYEVFIRSKQGLAHRHVGSLHAADDQMALENARDAYTRRNEGCSIWVVQSCHLIASQPEDREAFFDPSDDKIYRHPTFYTIPDGIKNM, encoded by the coding sequence ATGACACATGCCCAATGGCCTCTGTATGAAGTGTTTATCCGCAGCAAGCAAGGGCTGGCACACCGTCACGTCGGCAGCCTGCACGCCGCCGATGACCAGATGGCGCTGGAAAACGCCCGCGATGCCTATACCCGCCGCAACGAGGGCTGCTCAATCTGGGTGGTGCAATCCTGCCACCTGATCGCCTCGCAACCGGAAGACCGTGAAGCCTTTTTCGATCCGTCCGATGACAAGATTTACCGTCATCCGACGTTCTACACCATTCCCGACGGCATCAAGAACATGTAG
- the paaD gene encoding 1,2-phenylacetyl-CoA epoxidase subunit PaaD — translation MNITRLQAAEIPQIWHCLQQISDPELPVLSITDLGMVRDVKADGDGWRITFTPTYSGCPATEFLLEAIEQRLAEAGFAPVKVDIRLSPAWTTDWMNASARERLREYGVAPPQGHTCDKPQAAGPVPCPRCGSTHSEKISEFGSTACKALYRCCDCREPFDYFKCI, via the coding sequence ATGAATATTACCCGACTGCAGGCCGCGGAAATCCCGCAAATCTGGCACTGCCTGCAACAGATCAGCGATCCGGAACTGCCGGTGCTGTCGATTACCGATCTGGGCATGGTTCGCGACGTTAAAGCCGACGGCGACGGCTGGCGCATTACCTTTACGCCAACCTACTCCGGTTGCCCCGCCACCGAGTTTCTGCTCGAAGCCATCGAGCAGCGGCTGGCCGAGGCCGGCTTTGCCCCGGTCAAAGTGGACATTCGTCTCAGTCCGGCGTGGACCACCGACTGGATGAACGCCTCGGCGCGCGAACGGCTGCGTGAATACGGCGTTGCGCCGCCACAGGGCCATACCTGCGACAAACCGCAGGCTGCAGGCCCGGTGCCCTGCCCGCGCTGCGGCAGCACCCACAGCGAGAAAATCAGCGAATTCGGCTCCACCGCCTGCAAAGCGCTGTATCGCTGCTGCGATTGCCGCGAACCCTTCGACTATTTCAAATGCATTTAG
- the paaI gene encoding hydroxyphenylacetyl-CoA thioesterase PaaI gives MNANTPHALAQRCAEQMFQQDTCAQAMGMRVDAVDAGFAKVSMTVGPQMLNGHQTCHGGQLFSLADTAFAYACNSQGLAAVASGCSIDFIRPALAGDRLTASAEVRHQGKTTGLYDVEIVNQLGKTVAWFRGRAHRLGHAILGEQA, from the coding sequence ATGAATGCCAATACGCCCCACGCGCTGGCGCAACGCTGCGCCGAACAGATGTTTCAGCAGGACACCTGCGCCCAGGCGATGGGCATGCGGGTGGATGCCGTCGACGCCGGGTTCGCCAAAGTCAGCATGACCGTCGGGCCGCAGATGCTCAACGGCCACCAGACCTGCCACGGCGGGCAGCTGTTCAGCCTGGCGGACACCGCTTTCGCCTACGCCTGCAACAGCCAGGGGCTGGCGGCGGTAGCATCCGGCTGCAGCATAGACTTTATCCGCCCGGCGCTGGCCGGCGATCGCCTGACGGCCAGCGCCGAGGTGCGCCATCAGGGCAAAACCACCGGGCTGTATGACGTGGAGATTGTCAATCAACTAGGCAAGACCGTCGCCTGGTTCCGCGGCCGCGCACATCGGCTCGGTCACGCCATTTTAGGGGAGCAAGCATGA
- the paaA gene encoding 1,2-phenylacetyl-CoA epoxidase subunit PaaA: MTTDSQHQQHFDDKIAADTAIEAKDWMPDAYRQNLIRQIGQHAHSEVVGMLPEANWLTRAPTLRRKAVLLAKVQDEAGHGLYLYSAAETLGCSRQDIYQKMLDGKMKYSSIFNYPTLNWADIGVIGWLVDGAAIVNQVALCRASYGPYARAMVKICKEESFHQRQGYEAVMAMANGSEQQKAMLQDAINRFWWPVLMMFGPSDTDSPHSAQSMAWKIKRHSNDELRQKFVDNTVPQLEALGMVAPDADLTWDEATGHYRFGEIDWGELHEVIKGRGQCNHERLQAKRRAWEEGAWVRDGALAHASKNTSTAA; encoded by the coding sequence ATGACAACTGACTCGCAACATCAGCAGCACTTCGACGACAAAATCGCGGCGGATACCGCCATCGAGGCCAAAGACTGGATGCCGGATGCCTATCGCCAAAACCTGATCCGCCAGATTGGCCAGCATGCCCATTCCGAAGTGGTCGGCATGTTGCCGGAGGCCAACTGGTTGACGCGTGCCCCGACTCTGCGCCGCAAGGCGGTGTTGCTGGCCAAGGTGCAGGACGAAGCCGGGCATGGCCTGTACCTGTACAGCGCTGCTGAAACCCTGGGCTGCTCTCGTCAGGATATCTACCAGAAGATGCTCGACGGCAAGATGAAATACTCCTCGATCTTCAACTACCCGACGCTCAACTGGGCGGATATCGGCGTCATCGGCTGGTTGGTGGACGGCGCGGCTATCGTCAACCAGGTGGCGCTGTGTCGTGCATCCTACGGCCCCTATGCGCGGGCGATGGTGAAAATTTGCAAGGAAGAGAGCTTCCACCAGCGCCAAGGTTACGAAGCGGTCATGGCGATGGCCAACGGCAGCGAGCAACAGAAGGCCATGCTGCAAGATGCGATTAACCGCTTCTGGTGGCCGGTACTGATGATGTTTGGGCCCAGCGACACCGATTCACCGCACAGCGCGCAGAGCATGGCCTGGAAAATCAAACGCCACAGCAACGATGAGTTACGGCAGAAATTTGTCGACAACACCGTCCCCCAGTTGGAAGCCCTGGGCATGGTCGCGCCGGACGCCGATTTGACCTGGGACGAAGCCACCGGCCACTACCGCTTCGGCGAAATCGACTGGGGTGAACTGCATGAGGTGATCAAAGGACGTGGCCAGTGTAACCACGAACGGCTACAGGCCAAGCGCCGCGCTTGGGAAGAAGGTGCCTGGGTGCGCGATGGCGCTCTGGCCCACGCGTCAAAAAACACCTCAACCGCCGCATAA
- the paaC gene encoding 1,2-phenylacetyl-CoA epoxidase subunit PaaC, translating into MTFNNDPLVTYVLRQGDTPLILAQRLCAWCGHAPELEIDLALANIGLDLLGQARNFLGYAAELAGPPFNEDRLAFGRDEREFHNLLLAEQPNGGFNDTLVRQFLMDAYHVQLHQALSHSRDAQLAAIAAKSLKEAHYHLRFSRGWMIRLGDGSPVSHQKIQQSLDGLWRFTAELFYADELERQLAEQGIAVDPRQLEAPWLALVEETLQQATLTLPAEQAFRHGGKQGRHSEHLGPLLAEMQFLQRAYPNANW; encoded by the coding sequence ATGACCTTCAATAACGATCCACTCGTCACCTATGTCCTGCGTCAGGGCGATACGCCGCTGATCCTCGCCCAGCGCTTGTGCGCCTGGTGCGGCCACGCGCCGGAACTGGAGATCGACCTGGCGCTGGCCAATATCGGTCTGGACTTGCTGGGCCAGGCGCGCAATTTTCTCGGTTATGCCGCCGAACTGGCCGGACCGCCATTCAACGAAGACCGGCTGGCCTTTGGTCGTGACGAACGTGAGTTCCATAACCTGCTGCTGGCGGAACAGCCGAACGGCGGCTTCAACGACACTCTGGTGCGACAGTTCCTGATGGACGCCTACCATGTGCAGCTGCATCAGGCTTTGAGCCACAGTCGCGATGCGCAACTCGCCGCTATCGCCGCCAAGTCACTGAAGGAGGCGCATTACCACCTGCGTTTCAGCCGTGGCTGGATGATCCGTCTGGGTGACGGCAGCCCCGTCAGCCACCAAAAAATTCAGCAGTCGCTGGACGGCCTGTGGCGTTTTACCGCCGAACTGTTCTACGCCGATGAGCTGGAACGCCAACTGGCGGAACAGGGCATCGCCGTCGATCCGCGCCAGCTTGAGGCACCGTGGCTGGCGCTGGTTGAAGAAACGCTGCAGCAGGCCACCCTGACGCTGCCGGCAGAGCAGGCGTTCCGCCACGGCGGCAAGCAGGGGCGGCACAGCGAACATCTCGGACCGCTGCTGGCCGAGATGCAGTTTCTGCAACGCGCCTATCCCAATGCGAACTGGTAA
- the paaF gene encoding 2,3-dehydroadipyl-CoA hydratase PaaF: METPLILQHRQARVLTLELHRPPARNALNTPCLEQLVDLLEQADADTGVGAVVITGAPRFFAAGADLHELQQQDLPATLTDRRPLLWQRLAQFSKPLLAAVNGYALGAGCELALACDIVICGESARFGLPEITLGLMPGAGGTQRLIRCVGKSCASQMVLSGEAINASRALQCGLVSEVCVDALTLERAQQIAERISQQAPLALRAAKQALKQAEEIGLSQGLLIERQQFATLAATDDRREGIAAFFEKRTPNYQGR; encoded by the coding sequence ATGGAAACCCCTTTGATCCTGCAACATCGCCAGGCGCGCGTGCTGACGCTGGAACTGCACCGTCCACCAGCGCGCAATGCCCTGAACACCCCCTGTCTGGAGCAGTTGGTTGACTTGCTGGAACAGGCCGATGCCGATACCGGCGTGGGTGCCGTGGTGATTACCGGTGCGCCGCGTTTCTTTGCCGCCGGAGCCGATCTGCACGAGCTGCAACAGCAAGATCTGCCGGCTACGCTGACGGATCGCCGCCCGCTGTTGTGGCAACGGCTGGCGCAGTTCAGTAAACCGCTGCTGGCGGCAGTCAACGGCTATGCGCTCGGCGCCGGCTGCGAACTGGCGCTGGCCTGCGACATCGTCATTTGCGGCGAAAGCGCCCGCTTTGGCCTGCCGGAAATCACCCTCGGCCTGATGCCAGGGGCCGGCGGCACTCAGCGTTTGATTCGCTGCGTCGGTAAATCCTGCGCCAGTCAGATGGTGCTGAGCGGCGAGGCCATTAACGCCTCGCGTGCATTGCAGTGCGGATTGGTCAGCGAAGTATGCGTCGACGCGCTGACGCTGGAACGCGCACAGCAGATCGCCGAACGCATCAGCCAACAGGCCCCGCTGGCACTGCGCGCCGCCAAACAGGCGCTGAAACAGGCGGAGGAAATCGGCCTCAGCCAGGGGCTGCTCATCGAACGCCAGCAGTTTGCCACTCTGGCCGCCACCGACGATCGCCGCGAGGGCATCGCCGCCTTCTTCGAAAAACGTACGCCAAACTATCAGGGGCGCTGA
- the paaG gene encoding 2-(1,2-epoxy-1,2-dihydrophenyl)acetyl-CoA isomerase PaaG: MENALILTHLEAGVLTLTLNRPDRLNSFNDEMHRQLSEALTLAERDETVRCLLITGAGRGFCAGQDLNDRNVSVEQQAPDLGLSVERFYNPLIRRLTALPKPVVCAVNGVAAGAGAALALACDIVIAADNAHFIQSFCRLGLVPDSGGSWFLPRLAGHARAMGMALLGDKVSAQQALAWGMIWQVVAADQLAATGQTLAQHLATQPTYGLGLIKKALYSSANNTLDQQLDLERDLQRLGGRSDDYREGVSAFFAKRTPNFSGK, translated from the coding sequence ATGGAAAACGCATTGATTCTCACCCACCTTGAAGCCGGGGTGCTGACGCTGACCCTCAATCGGCCAGACCGGCTCAATAGCTTCAACGACGAGATGCACCGCCAACTGAGCGAAGCCTTGACCCTCGCCGAGCGGGACGAAACCGTACGCTGCTTGTTGATCACCGGCGCGGGGCGTGGCTTTTGCGCCGGGCAGGATCTGAACGATCGCAACGTCAGCGTCGAACAGCAGGCGCCGGATCTCGGCCTGTCGGTAGAGCGTTTTTACAATCCGCTGATCCGTCGTCTGACCGCCCTGCCAAAGCCGGTGGTGTGCGCCGTCAACGGTGTGGCAGCGGGGGCCGGCGCAGCGCTGGCACTGGCCTGCGATATCGTGATCGCCGCCGATAACGCCCATTTTATTCAGTCTTTCTGTCGTCTGGGGCTGGTGCCGGACTCCGGCGGCAGCTGGTTCCTGCCCCGCCTGGCTGGCCACGCCCGCGCCATGGGCATGGCGCTGCTGGGGGATAAAGTCAGCGCACAGCAGGCGCTGGCATGGGGCATGATCTGGCAGGTGGTAGCGGCGGACCAACTGGCCGCCACCGGCCAAACGCTGGCACAACACCTGGCCACCCAACCCACTTACGGATTGGGACTGATTAAAAAAGCCCTTTACAGCTCGGCGAACAATACCCTCGATCAGCAGCTCGATCTGGAGCGCGACCTGCAGCGCCTCGGCGGTCGCAGCGACGACTACCGCGAAGGCGTCAGTGCCTTCTTCGCCAAACGTACCCCTAATTTCAGCGGGAAATAA
- the paaE gene encoding 1,2-phenylacetyl-CoA epoxidase subunit PaaE: MTVFHRLNVAAIERETPDAVAITLRVPEELKSHYCYTPGQHLTLKAQVDGEELRRCYSICSAPQEGLLQIGVKAIHQGRFSSFVNRLLKVGDALEVMVPQGRFGYQPRAENSGDYLAIAAGSGITPMLSIIKATLQLEPHSSFTLIYGNRSSRSVMFKETLSDLKNRYPQRFQPLYLFSQENLDSPLLSGRIDRERLLAIGGALLDYRDYDHAFICGPQTMMDDAQSVLEQAGLPAERIHSERFNTSGVVARPVNDTPRNATRVAILLDGRRLDIEVGSQDDSILDAALRQGADLPYACKGGVCATCKCRLKAGQVDMAVNYSLEPDQLAAGYVLSCQSWPRGDGVVLDFDV; encoded by the coding sequence ATGACGGTCTTCCATCGCCTGAACGTCGCCGCCATCGAGCGCGAAACGCCGGACGCCGTAGCTATCACTCTGCGCGTGCCCGAAGAGCTGAAAAGTCATTACTGCTACACCCCCGGCCAACATCTGACGCTAAAGGCGCAGGTGGATGGCGAAGAGCTGCGCCGCTGCTACTCCATCTGCAGCGCTCCTCAGGAAGGGCTGCTGCAGATCGGCGTTAAAGCCATCCATCAGGGCCGCTTTTCCTCGTTCGTTAACCGACTGCTGAAAGTCGGCGACGCACTGGAGGTGATGGTGCCGCAGGGCCGTTTCGGCTATCAGCCACGGGCGGAAAACAGCGGCGACTATCTGGCGATTGCCGCCGGTTCCGGCATCACGCCGATGCTGTCGATCATCAAAGCCACCCTGCAACTTGAACCGCACAGCAGTTTTACGCTGATTTACGGCAACCGCAGCAGCCGTTCGGTGATGTTCAAAGAGACGCTGTCCGATCTGAAAAACCGCTACCCGCAACGTTTTCAGCCGCTGTATCTGTTCAGCCAGGAGAACCTCGACAGCCCGCTGCTCAGTGGGCGCATCGATCGCGAGCGGCTGTTGGCGATCGGCGGCGCCCTGCTGGATTACCGCGACTATGACCATGCCTTTATCTGCGGCCCCCAAACCATGATGGACGACGCCCAAAGCGTGCTGGAACAGGCCGGCTTACCCGCCGAGCGAATCCACAGCGAGCGCTTTAACACCAGCGGCGTGGTCGCCCGCCCGGTCAACGACACCCCGCGCAACGCCACGCGGGTGGCGATTTTGCTCGACGGCCGCCGGTTGGATATCGAGGTCGGCTCGCAGGACGACAGCATTCTGGACGCGGCGTTGCGCCAGGGAGCCGATCTTCCCTATGCCTGCAAAGGCGGCGTGTGCGCCACCTGCAAGTGCCGGTTAAAAGCCGGTCAGGTGGACATGGCCGTCAACTACAGCCTGGAGCCGGATCAACTCGCGGCAGGCTACGTATTGAGCTGCCAGTCGTGGCCACGCGGTGACGGTGTGGTGCTGGACTTTGACGTATAG
- a CDS encoding 3-hydroxyacyl-CoA dehydrogenase gives MSLPNVNARVAVIGAGTMGIGIAQVAAGAGHPVWLFDIDAAAARQALDALGQRLRQRVESGKADAEATAALLARIQPVESLDQLADSALVIEAVAEKLAIKQSLFRELEALCSPAALFASNTSSLSITAIGGALRHPQRLAGLHFFNPAPVMKLVEIVSGLDTSAETVAELQALTRQWGKQSVLCRSTPGFIVNRVARPFYAETLRALEEQVADAATLDAVMRDAGGFAMGPLQLTDMIGQDINYAVTESVFQAFFQDPRFTPSLVQQERVVAGRLGRKSGCGFYRYDKQAPPQIVAGLPASCGELPHSIKLHGDAAGVTLLAELLAGNAEAIIQPGQTSAFAQIDEVTFMLTNGKTASQVADETGTPVVLFDLSAQYVQASAVAISCAAQNDARHNATVVRLLQSLGKKVILLPDYPGLLVMRTLAMLANEALDVVNKGVASAADTDHAMRCGVNYPRGPLEWGASLGWRHILTTLENLQRFYGEPRYRPMPLLRHYASLSSGAQ, from the coding sequence ATGAGCCTGCCGAACGTCAACGCAAGGGTCGCCGTGATTGGCGCAGGAACCATGGGCATCGGCATCGCCCAGGTGGCGGCCGGGGCCGGGCATCCGGTGTGGCTGTTTGATATCGATGCCGCCGCCGCCCGGCAGGCGCTAGATGCGTTAGGCCAACGCCTGCGCCAGAGGGTCGAGTCCGGCAAGGCCGACGCCGAAGCCACCGCGGCCCTGTTGGCCCGTATTCAGCCGGTCGAGTCGCTTGACCAGTTGGCCGATAGCGCACTGGTGATAGAAGCGGTGGCGGAAAAACTGGCGATCAAACAGAGCCTGTTTCGTGAGCTGGAAGCGCTGTGTTCCCCCGCCGCACTGTTCGCCAGCAACACTTCATCGCTGTCGATTACCGCCATCGGCGGTGCGCTGCGCCATCCACAGCGCCTGGCCGGTTTGCACTTCTTCAACCCGGCTCCGGTGATGAAGCTGGTCGAGATCGTCAGCGGGTTGGACACCAGCGCCGAAACCGTTGCCGAGCTGCAGGCGCTGACCCGGCAATGGGGCAAACAAAGCGTGCTGTGCCGTTCCACGCCCGGCTTTATCGTTAACCGCGTGGCGCGACCTTTTTACGCCGAAACCCTGCGCGCCCTCGAAGAACAGGTCGCCGACGCCGCCACGCTGGATGCGGTGATGCGCGACGCAGGCGGCTTTGCCATGGGGCCACTGCAACTGACCGATATGATTGGTCAGGACATCAATTACGCCGTCACCGAATCGGTGTTTCAGGCTTTCTTCCAGGATCCGCGCTTTACGCCATCTTTGGTGCAGCAGGAACGGGTAGTCGCCGGGCGTCTGGGCCGCAAAAGCGGGTGCGGCTTTTATCGCTATGACAAACAGGCACCGCCGCAAATTGTCGCCGGCTTGCCTGCTTCCTGTGGGGAATTGCCGCACAGCATCAAGCTGCACGGCGACGCGGCAGGGGTCACTCTGCTGGCCGAGTTACTGGCAGGAAATGCGGAGGCGATCATACAACCCGGCCAGACCAGTGCTTTTGCCCAGATCGATGAAGTTACATTTATGTTAACAAATGGTAAAACAGCCAGCCAGGTCGCCGATGAAACCGGAACTCCCGTGGTGCTGTTTGATCTGTCCGCCCAGTATGTCCAGGCCTCCGCCGTCGCCATCAGTTGTGCGGCGCAAAACGATGCCCGGCACAACGCCACTGTGGTACGTCTGCTGCAATCCCTTGGCAAGAAAGTGATCCTGTTGCCGGACTACCCTGGCCTGCTGGTGATGCGCACCCTCGCCATGTTGGCGAATGAAGCGCTCGACGTGGTGAACAAGGGCGTCGCCAGCGCCGCCGATACCGACCACGCCATGCGCTGCGGGGTTAACTACCCGCGCGGCCCGCTGGAATGGGGGGCGTCCTTGGGCTGGCGACACATCCTGACCACGCTGGAAAATCTGCAGCGCTTCTACGGCGAACCCCGCTATCGCCCGATGCCGCTGCTGCGCCACTACGCATCCCTTTCTTCAGGAGCCCAATGA